The following is a genomic window from Brachionichthys hirsutus isolate HB-005 chromosome 10, CSIRO-AGI_Bhir_v1, whole genome shotgun sequence.
CGACAGCGCCACCTCCTCTGTCACCTCCGCCCAAACAGGCTTCTCGCTCCTCATCCCCATGGAGTCAGACCTGTCTACTCCCTGCTCCTCGTCCACGTCCTCGGTTCACATCTCACCTGAAGAGGCAGAGCAGCTTTCTGTTTAATCTCGATTAAGGTTGGCGTTCCCAAAGCTTTCAATCCAGATGTTCTCGTCCTTACGCCTGTCCTGCATGAATTAAAAGATcagaagaataaaacaaaggatGCGTGGGTCAGTGCTGAATTTGTCTTTCATGACCGTAACACAAAATTGTTTCCCCTTACATGTCAGACAAAGAGCATTTAATCGATCCAAGTTCACAAAATGTCATGAGATGGATGTTTACTGAAATATGTTGGGTAGAGAATGTGCTGAAATTTGTAATTGCACTGAGAAAAGCATGTTCTGTGTGTAAAAAGAGGAAGCTCACTTCTTAACAGGAGTTTAGTTATAGACAAGAGGAAGTCAGGCATTTGGTAGAAATGGTGAAAAGGGCTACGACCATGTGAGGAGATGACAGCCAATGGGAAAGACCCCAGAGCCAGGGAGAGGAAAAACGAtcagaagatgatgatgatgatgatgaatatatttatgagatagaatgttagagtacaagtacagtcaaacagtagaatgtattacagtacaaatacagtcaaacatcctgtctaagaggagcatttcaaaaaagcccttgcggtcttgtttccgttgaaagtccttagtacataaatcgtcgacatttaacaattaaaaaaaaactaatattaaattactcaattgatgcaaaataacaataaaataaaaagatacataatatgtacaacgtaggtggacaaaaaaaggggggggggattgatccggagagagtcgcgatgactatctccgtttctgtccccctgaaaggtgaatttttagggccgttttgaatgaggccaaagattTCTTCCATAATTCATTGACCTGCTGTTGTATAATAATTAGGATAAATATGTGGGACATCAAAATTCACCTCTGCGGTGAAAAAGAGTAATATTAAGTAGAGGAGAGAATGTCTTTGTACGAAGCCAAATTTTTACTTGATTTTCAgtagaaaaaaaaggcattttgaACGACTCAATCAaagcctctctctgtctctgacctCTTGATTTTAGAAGGCGTTGCTTTATATGATGATTTACAAGGTTTTCATTATCTAACAGCGAGAGCTGTTAAGCCTGTTTTTTGCCAAAATTATTTTCGGCCAAACGTTTGCCTTAATGCTTTTCACAGCGACATAAACTGTTGTTAAAGAAGACATGTGGGATATTAAATCCTTGATGTCAATTATGTCCTGTTTTGAATTTTTGGATTTGGGATTACAACagtttgacttaaaaaaaaaaaaaaaaagactttgcaGTTGATTGCAGGgcacttaaaattaatttattgtgGGATtatgtatccgtgtgtgtgtgtgcgtgcgtatatGGACTCATTACAAAATTTGGAAAACAAAATTGTATTCTTATGGTCTTTGGCAAAGcatcagtaaaaaacaaacatgaaacgATAGTCATTTAAATTACCAGTTATTTACTCAGCCATGACTATATTTAATAGTGCTTGTTGTCAGtgtaagttgtttttttttatgtttgaatgaacttttttttttaaccctacGTTGTTGTTATTGCGACCAgcatgtaaatgtttgtgtcaCTATATTCTGTCTTGCTATTACATAAAATGACTCTGCTGTTTCTCTCACTTTACTAAATAAAGGCATTTATATTCACGTCAAAAGTTCTCTTCTATTATGTGCGGTACAACTGCGGACCTTTGATGTTGGAGTTCGGTTCGGTTGTTGAAGCTCCCCAGCTTTGCTCACTGTCCGCTAGAGGGCGCGCAGGGCCGCGACCCAAAACACGAGCGGCGCAGAACCAATGAACGCAGTTTCTTTCCCCAGATTCAGGAAGGGTTGGTACGGCGCAGGACGCTCTGCagggtaataaaataaataaatagaaacccTCGTCTGCTCTACTTCTCGCCATCAGTCGATGTCTTCAGATGAGTTGTGAGATTCTGAGCCGCATTTGGGTTTTGACGCTAATTCGCCGTCGGTCATCCGAGAACAACCCGACAAGATGTCAGAGGTGGCCGACACTCGCCGGTTGAATTCCAAGCCCCAGGACCTGACAGACGCGTACGGCCCCCCCAGCAATTTTCTGGAAATAGACGTTTTTGACCCACAAATCATGGGCGCTGGACGGTGCCGCTACACAGCCTACGGAGTTCGTATGCGGGTACGTACGGCAGCGTTAGCTTGCATTCGCTAGGCTAACTTATAACAACACTGTTGTTGCTAGCCGCTTAGCATGTGTAGCCGCTCGTGTCGAAGTTAGCACACGGGACGGGCTGTGACGGTACCGTTACGCCGCGTCGAGTCCTTCGAGGTGGGCGCTGGTAatgatattattaataatataacGGGGGGCTTGCTAGGTGGCCTGGCTCTGGGTTTCACAGGGTGATCGATGGAGTTGGTAAACAAGGTTAGCATGGGAGCTATTTCACCGTCTGACCAACATTTTCTACGCTAGGCGgtgaatattattttatttttatttttttacatttaagccACGTCTCTCATGCGGAGTTGATGTTAAGGTTTTAAGGAGagttaaatgtttttgaaataaCTGGTATGTTACTAGCTAGTTAGCTTCGCATCAACAGAGCTAAAGGTTAGCATTGAGGACTGTAACCTGTCAGgttccgagggggggggggggtttaacgCTGTTTTGGTCGTTCCTTAAACATGGCACCGGGATATCCTATAAAAATAACATTCCCAGTTTGGGATCAATTACGTGTTAAGAATCCGACCTAAAGCTACGTCGAATGGAAGAAAATGCTGGGAAGACGGGGAACGCTAACTGTAGCACGCTTGTTGCCGCATTTCTTCTTTGTAATatgaataattatatatatatattgttatttattctttaataaTTTCGATTCTAACAAGAGTAGTAGTGAGAAGGCTAACTTAACGTTAGCATACTTAGCTTCCTCGTCTAGTAGTCTGGCTGTTAAACTCGTTCGAGTGAAGAAAATCCTAAATCCCTGACATGGCGCATTGTTTTTGGTTCGTATTTAACAAGTATGCAATTATTGCTTCACGAAAATGTATTTGACTCGTCTGCATTTTTCTATTTGTTGTCAATATCGACCTCTGTGCGTGTGTTAATTTCCCTGAGCAACATATTTTGGCTCAGAGTTGGGAATCATGTGTTTTGCTTTGCAAATCCAAATAGTGCTGAATCACgactgcagacaaacaaaccaagattcttcacacacacacacgaagatTTGCTTTGTCTCGTTGATTTGGTTTCCTCCGCAGTGCTTTTGTTAATATTGTCCTTTTCCTTGTCTTGTGTTCCAGACAAACCTTCCCATTTTCAAACTGAAGGATTCCTCTGTGAGAAGAAGATACAGTGACTTTGAATGGTTAAAGAACGAGTTGGAAAGAGACAGTAAGGTGGGTGACGCTGTTTGTGCCACGCGGAGTGACGATTAAAGTAAAGCGGTGGGATTACGATGCTGGCGTTGCCGTCGAAAACACGCGTTTTGTGGGCTCCCCCTAACCGTGCTAACGCAGAGCTTTACATGCCTCTGGATTGACATTCTgcattttggattttatttttttgaagtgCCACATATTTCATCTTTCCCCTTTGTTTGCGTTGACTCCTGATACCCTCAGATTGTAGTACCCTCTCTGCCAGGGAAAGCCCTAAAGAGGCAGCTGCCGTTCCGTGGGGATGAGGGCATTTTTGAGGGGACTTTCATTGAGGAGCGGCGATCGGGCCTGGAGCAGTTCATCAATAGGTCCGTCAAATAGCCAGCCctattttgtttgttaaattTAAGTATCCTGTAAGAGaacaccataaaaaaaaaaacatgactgaCTTTTGACGAATGCCCGTCTTTGTGTTCGTTTGCACAGAATTGCAGGTCACCCCTTGGCCCAGAATGAGCGCTGTCTTCACATGTTTCTGCAAGAGGAAGCGATCGACCGTAACTACATTCCTGGAAAAGTACGACAATCTGCTTTGtctgcctctcgctctctctgtctcttgaGGTCATTGTGAAATCATATTATATCTTTGAGATCAAGTTTGTTCTGCTAAACGACATGACATGTTTTTTGACTGTTCTTCCTCCCGTGCATCTGTTTGTACTGTGAAGGTTTAGCTTTTAATCACAAAACTGTGCGATTATGTTCAGTGTGtcctttattcctttatttatgATTGTAATATAAAGTAGAATAATGTCTACGTATGTGTTGTGGCTCTAATGTGCACCATATACCTTTCATGAGGTTACTGATGCTGCattctctgtttttgtttttctcttagGTATGAAAGAAGTAAGTTTTCTCTGCTTCATTCCATCTCCAAGAGCAGTCTGGAAGTTAAAAGGGGCTGCATGGGCACTGTAAAGACCAAAGGCGATAGTTCACAGATACTTAAAGGATAACATTTTTAGCCCCATGTATAAAAGACCACACGATATCTGCATCTGAAATGTCACCTTAACCTGCCACAGATAGTCCCTGGTTGCCAAAGAAATGACCAGTTATCCCCCCCAaagtgtctgtttttgttcttaGGCCGTTTTGCATTTACAGATGCTAAATGTCAAATCTCCCTcgtagttcttttttttatttttaatatgggTTTCAAAGACTtcatctgttttcatttagaaacTGACTTGCAGAGGTTTTTCAGACCACCAGTGCTAAATAAAACCACTGCTTGTGTTCTGAGTTCTGTGAACTATTGTTTAATGGGAATAAGTGTGATTTTCAATGATTACTTTCAACACTAACGCTGATCGGTCATCAGTATCGAGTGAACTAATCATTGGCTGCATGGCAAAGTTGCACGCTTTCTTTACTGTATTTGTTTGCATCAGTCTCTCTGACAAGTTCTCTTTTGCCTCTGGTCTATGTCAGGTTGTTTGATCTGTTCATTCGGAttgatctttctttctttaatttatAGACATGGATAAGTCTCtgtctgaaaaacaagaacTGCTTGATATGTCCTGCAATTTTGTTCCCCTCTTGCATCTGAGTCCGCATCAGTGTCTCGAGTTCATGAGACATAGTTAATGTCTAAAGACTGACCTGAGTTGAATTTAATGTCCACACATAGTAATAAAAGACATTGCGTTGCACTTATTGCCTATTGGTCACATGGAAGTATATGTTTCAATACGTCCATGTGAATATAAAAGCTATCCTGACACAGCTATGTGCAGAAATACATTGATCTGTCCTGCATGCTGCTTTAATGGTGAAGTCTGATGCACAGCAAACCCCGCCTGCTGTCCTGACAACGGGGAAAGGGAAACTGCATGCAAGTCCTGTTTAACGGATCGTGCTCGGTGTTTGTCGGAGCTGTCGTCATTTCTTTTATCTGGCCGCCTGCCTGTCTGAGAGTCGGTTACGTTTCAATCCAGAAATTGTTTTCATTCTAAATTCATTGATAAGGTGAAATATCCGTTCATTTGAAAGAGAACGTACTGACCTGCTCTTCAGCTGCTGGCTTGCCTGAAGATAAAAGAGAACTTGATGGTAGCGAGGAATGGAATTTGTGTAATGCCCAAGTAAAAGTAACACGGGAGTTTAGACGCATTGAAATGAAGCATGAATTTAACAGCTTCGCGTTTTTGCAGACATGCAAAGTAATTTTTCCCACTGCGATGTTGTCTGTGAATTATATTCAGGCCTTTAGTTGGTGCATCTGAAGATTCTGCTACACAAAAGCTTGAAATTGTCtattatttctaaaaaaaaaaaaatgtttcctgttttctgtctttgtctctctctgatTGCAAAGACGGACTTGCTCCACCGTCCCCATTTACACTTATTTCTACATCATGCCATTTCAAAAGCTGGTGGAAATGTCGGAACTGATCAGCAACGTagggaaaacacaaataatgctcctggataaaaaaaagaaagaaacggtCCAATCTATAAATTGTTCGATGTTGTGTCTTTATTTAGTCATTCTACGTGCTGTATGTACATTGGCAATCAGTTAAAATTAAgaaatattcaataaataatTTGGGCATGGTTATTCGATTCACTTTTTCATGTTTGGACGATGTCCTGCTTTTAGAGAGTTTTCTTCTGCTAGAGTTGGATGATAAAGCCGAGCAACATGTAGCATCATGAAAGAGACGGCGACGTGTCTGTCCAGTTAAAATCCCG
Proteins encoded in this region:
- the snx12 gene encoding sorting nexin-12 gives rise to the protein MSEVADTRRLNSKPQDLTDAYGPPSNFLEIDVFDPQIMGAGRCRYTAYGVRMRTNLPIFKLKDSSVRRRYSDFEWLKNELERDSKIVVPSLPGKALKRQLPFRGDEGIFEGTFIEERRSGLEQFINRIAGHPLAQNERCLHMFLQEEAIDRNYIPGKVRQSALSASRSLCLLRSL